Within the Thermococcus sp. 21S9 genome, the region GGAAGACAACACCGTAACAATCAGAGACAGAGATACGAGGGAGCAAATTAGGGTTAAGATTGATGAATTACCAAAGAAGCTGAAGGAGCTTATCTTTGGCTCCTCTTGACTTTTCTCCAAAT harbors:
- a CDS encoding His/Gly/Thr/Pro-type tRNA ligase C-terminal domain-containing protein — protein: EDNTVTIRDRDTREQIRVKIDELPKKLKELIFGSS